The Prochlorococcus marinus CUG1417 genome includes the window TTAATGAGATACAACCCAAAAATAATATAAACAAAACTAGAAAGCGATTAGACCAAATTTTATTTAAACCATTAAATTTGAATTCGTTCATGCCCAACTTCCGCTATTGGATCCGAATGTTGTAAGTATAGTTACTGCAATAAAAAGAAAAGGGACAAATTTAAAGGATAATTTTTTAGCTTGAGTTTTAGACATTTGCTTTTTTCTTCAAATATAACACAATATTACTAATCATGAAGCTATCTCCTTTTAAAAAAGACTTTTAATCGCATTTAATCACAAAAATGTATCATAAATGTTTAAATTTTCTTTTTCCCCCTCATTTCTTGTCAGCAAATGCAATAAATAATTCTATGTTTTTATCGAAAAGATTAACTATTAACAAACGTTATCTTGATAACTGTTCCTTGACCAAAACAATAGTCAATAAGTTGATTTTTGTTATAATAAAAAAGTTAATTTTTTCAAAAGCCTTGGGAGCGTGGTGGAATTGGTAGACGCACCGCACTCAAAATGCGGCACCTTCGGGTATGTCGGTTCAAGTCCGACCGCTCCCACTTTGATGAATACCTATAGTCGATTCGATATATCTTTCAAAAAAGGAAAAGGTTGTTGGCTATGGGACAAAACAGGCAAAAGGTATCTTGATGCAGTCGCTGGTATAGCAACTTGTAGTCTTGGACATAGCGACAGAGTTTTAAGAAGAAGGTTATCAACTCAACTAAAAAAGATTCAGCACATTTCTAATCTCTACAACATTGAAGAACAAGAACAATTAAGCAGAACTTTAACGAATATGAGTTGTGCTAAAAGCGTCTTCTTCTGTAATAGTGGTGCGGAAGCAAATGAATCAGCAATTAAATTAATTAAAAAATATGGAAATAAAACAAATAAAGGTAAAGAATCAATAATTCTCGCAGCAGAATCCAGCTTCCATGGAAGGACCCTTGCAGCCTTGAGTGCCACTGGACAACCAAAATATCAAAAAGGTTTCGAACCAATGATTCAAGGGTTCAAATTTTTTAAATTTAACAATTTTGATTCGGTAAAAAAATTATTTGAAGAGTGTGAAAATAATGACCAAAAAATTTCCGGTGTTTTAGTTGAACCAATACAAGGCGAAGGCGGTGTAATTCCTGGTAGTAAAATATTTTTTAAAAGCTTGAGAGAAATATGTGATAAATATAATTCTCTTCTCATTTTAGATGAAGTCCAAAGTGGAGTAGGTCGGACAGGGAAAATGTGGGGTTATGAGAATTTAGGAATTGAACCTGATGGATTCACCCTTGCTAAAGGATTAGGAGGAGGTCATGCAATTGGAGCATTATTGGTAAAAGAAAAAGCCAACATTTTTTCTCCAGGAGATCATGCAAGCACTTTTGGAGGGAACCCATTCGCTTGTAAAGCTGCCCTAACTGTATTAGAAGAAATAAATAGAAGAAATATTATCAATAATGTTTATCTAAGAGGGAAACAATTAAGTGCTGGGTTTGAAGAATTGTCAAAAAAATTTCCAAATATTATTAATGGGAAAAGAGGTTTAGGTTTAATACAAGGTCTTGTAATCAATGATAATTATGCTGATGCAAAAAAAATTACAACAAAAGCTTTTGATAAAGGATTACTGGTAGTTCCTGCAGGAGGAAATGTTGTAAGGATTGTCCCGCCATTAGTTATTTCTCGAAGAGAAATTAATATTCTTTTGGATAAACTAAATTCAATTTTTGAAGAGTTATAGCAATTTAAATTTTGAAAAATGCAAATTTAAAAACTTTTGAATTATTATCTCCTAAATACGAAAGGGATAATATCAAGTTAGGTTTATCAAGAATTAAAAAAGCACTTCAAAAACTTGGTAATCCTTGTGAGAATATCCCTGCAATACAAATTATCGGAACCAATGGGAAAGGATCAATCGCGGCATATTTAGAAAGTATACTTTTTGAAGCCGAAAGGAATTTTGGTGTAACGACATCTCCTCATCTTTTGGACGTATGCGAGAGGATTAGAGTTAATAAAAAAAATATAAAAAAAACTGATTTTGAAAAAATCTATGGATTGGTAGAAAAAAATTTTTCCGCATTTGAATTAACTCCTTTTGAAAAAATCATTTGCTGCGCACTAAATTTTTTTGACAATAAAAAAGTTGAATTACTCATTCTTGAAGCTGGCTTAGGGGGACGATTGGACGCGACAACAGCCCATAAATCTAGACCAATAATTGCTATTGGGAATATTGGCCTAGATCATAAAGAATTTCTTGGAGATACCATTGAAAAAATTGCCAAAGAGAAATTAGCAGTTATTGAAAAAAACTCAGTTGTCATATCGTTCAACCAAAACATTGAAGTTGAAAAATTAATAAACAAAAAAGTTGAAGAGGTTGGAGCAGAAATTATCTGGAAAGATTCGATTTCAAACAGTTATGAGCTTGGATTAAAAGGAATTTTCCAACAGCAAAATGCTTCAGTCGCACTTGGAGCAATTGAAGCTCTCAATAAGTTGGGATTTAATATTAAAGAAAAACACATATCTGAAGGTCTTAAAAAGGCAGTTTGGAAGGGAAGGCTAGAAATAATAAATTATTTCAACAAAGAAATTCTTGTAGATTGTGCGCATAATTATCCTGCGGCAAAAGCACTCTCTAATGAAAGAAGCAATTGGGAGAATGAAGATAAAGGAATTTATTGGATTTTAGGTGTCCAAAAACAAAAAGATATTTGCGCAATATTAAAAACACTTCTAAAAAAAAATGATCACTTATTACTTGTGCCAGTACCAAACCAACCTAGTTGGCAATTAAACGATCTCTCTCAGATTAAAGAAATTGACTTTCAAAAAACAATTGAATTTAAAACATTTGAACTTGCAATTGAGTATTTGTTTTCCCTAGAGAAATGGCCACCTAATCATCCTGTTCTAACAGGTTCTATTTTTTTAGTTGCTGAATTTATTAATTTCGTAAATAAACAAAAATATTAAACATTAAATTGTTCCCTTACTTCCCAACCTTCCAATTTCCCTGGATTTAATAGCCCTTTAGGATCAAATTTTAATTTCGCTTTTACTTGATCTGCGTCAACCACTCCTAGACCTCCTCCCTCTACAGTTAAAACATGAGGATTAAAAATAAACGCCCCAAATTTCTTACAATCTTCCATTATTTCATTTAATTCATCTAACCCATTCCACCTTAATACAGGCAACGCCGCTAATCGCGGTGATCCTTGTTGAGAAACTGCCTCTAAATGCCAAAGAACTTTTCTACCCCATTTTTTTCTCAAAAAATTGATCAACTCTAGTTCATTATTAAGTGGCAAAAGCATCTGCAAATAAGTCCAATTTTTATCCCTAGACCTCATATGAAGAGTTGTATGATTCCATACGACTTCAGAAATTCCATTAACGAGTTTTTCTTCTTCCCCAAGGAAAGTAAATTCAACTTTGAATTTTTTACAAATTAGCTCGATGGTTTTTGTTCCTCCAAGAGTAGATTGAATTAATATCTTGTGACTTTTAGAATTACTGTTAAACCATTTTGGCATTTGATCAACAATTTCATCTTCAAGAATTGCTCCTAGTTTCAGATCAATTGCTGCGCTCGTAAGAGTTTTTAATATTTCTATTGTTTTTTCAAATTCAATACAGTCGATAACTATTGAATACCACTTACGTTTGATATCAGTCGCAAGTAATAGAGAAGTAATTATTCCATTAGTCCCATAAGCATGATTTAGAGGTTCGGATTCTTCAGCATCAAATTTTAATAATGCAGGTTTTTCATTCATTGTTACTGCCTCTAAACCAATAAGATTCCCTGGATCTCGTAGAAATCCCCACCTTATGGACCCAATACCTCCCGATCCACCTGCAATAAAACCTCCAATTGTTGCAGTTTTCCAAGTACTAGGAAGCAACCTCAATTCCCTCCCATATTTCTCTAATTGTTTGTTCAAATCTCCCATAACACAGCCAGACTGTACCTTTACAAAACCTGTATCTGGATCAAATTCTTCCAACTTATTAAAATGACACATCTGCATTACAACCCCTTTAAATAATGGGACGGCTTGCCCATAATTACCTGTTCCTGCTCCCCTTAAAGTAATTGGGATAGAAAATTCCCAACAAATTTCTGCTACTTCCTTTATAGCTTTTTGATCTTTAGGTCTTACAACCAAATCGGCAATACATTCGTCTAATTTTTCAGTAAGGATTGGAGAGTAATTATAAAAATCTTTTGAAAGTCTTTTTATGTCAGATTGGCTTTCAATAATTTCTAAGTTGTTGACTGCCCTAAATTTGTCTATAAATTTAAGAGTATTTGATGTCATTAATAAATTCTATTGTTTTGTATATAAATTAGCCGATTAGCAATATAAATCGCCTTTAATAAATACTTTTCTTTTTAGGTTACTCGAAAAAACATCTGCCCATCTTTGTGCATCTAAAATCACAAAGTCAGCAGGGCAGCCCTTTTTAATTAAACCATCCCATTCTAGGTTTAATAACCTACTTGGAGCTAAAAAAATAGAAGATAGAGTCATCCTGTCCCATGGATTTAGTTGAAGCATAGGTATTGAGCACGACAACGTATAAAAAGGGTCAAAGTTACCAAATGGGTACCAAGGATCTTGAACATTATCACTACCTAGAGATACATCTACGTGAGATTTTTGTAATTGCTTAATTGGCGCGACTGGCCTTTTTGAAGGGATAGTTTTATTATTTCTATTCAACAGCCAAAAATTTGTAAGGGGTAAAGCAATAACCTTAATATTTTTCTCAGCCATTTTTTCTCCTAAATTTAAAATCTCACTATCATTTAGAGAAATAAGACTACTCAGATGACTACAAGTTATTGGGATACTATTAATTTTTAAATTTTCTATTGTTTCTAATAAAAGTTTTATTCCTGCTCCAGGCTCAATACTTGATTCATCTATATGCAAATCAATCTCTAATTTATATTCACTCGCGAGAAGAAGCATCTTTGCAAGAAATTTACTTGTATCTTTTTTATTAAAGGGAGGAACAATAACACCCCCTAAAACGACTCCATGAGATGAAAATATTTTTGCTAACTCTTCTCCATTAGAAGTATTCCAGAATTCCAATGGAGCGAGAGCAACGAATTGTAAAGTCAATTCAGATGAAAATTTTTTTTGTAATTTAAAAAGTTCAGTCCAAATATCAATCGATTGACTTTTGTATGTATCAATGTGACTTCTAATAGCTCGGTATCCATTTTGAATGGCAAGTTTTAATGATTTCTCAACTCTCTCAATAACTTTATCTGTAGTTCTGGTTTTATGTTCTTTGAGATTTACTGATAAAGCTCCTCCATAGTTTGATTCTAGATTAGGAAAATCGGCCCATGTAAATGATTTATCAAAATGCGAATGAGTTTCAACAAATCTTGGAAATAAAATTTTATTTGGTTTTGTATTTTTACTTTTTAAAGGTTTTAATACTGAAACAAATCCATCCTCCCAACCGATGGAAACTGAACATAAATCCTCAACATCAATAGTGAGGTCATCAAAATCTTCTATTAAACAAAGGCTTCTGGGAATAAGAACCTCGGCTTTGCCGGAATTACTCACATTTTTATAATTTACTTTTATTTTAAGACATAAGAAAACTTTACAGAACTAGAAAATAATTCAAATTTCGCTAAATGATAAAAATAACTATGAAAACTTACCCTTGAGTTGTTAAATTTATAAATGTGAGGCGGGCGTCGCCAAGTGGTTAAGGCAGCGGCTTGTGGCGCCGCTATTCGGGGGTTCGAATCCCCTCGCTCGCCCTCAAAAAAATTGCAGCAAAATTATTTAACTTGTAATTTTGAATTAAAGAATCATAAAAAATTCCTAGCAAAGTGCTAACAAAAACAAAACCAGACGGAACAAAATTTAAAAAGAATTCAACTACAGGCAGTTATTGGATAACCACATTTGGATGCCAAATGAACAAAGCTGATTCTGAGAGAATGGCTGGGACATTAGAGAAAATGGGATATTCCAGAGCAGATAATGAATTAAATGCTGATTTGGTCCTATACAATACATGCACTATCAGAGATAATGCGGAGCAAAAAGTTTATAGCTTTCTTGGAAGACAAGCAAAAAGAAAGCACAAAATACCTAGTTTAAAACTTGTTGTAGCAGGTTGCCTTGCTCAGCAAGAGGGAGAGTCCTTATTAAGAAGAGTCCCAGAACTTGATCTAGTTATGGGGCCTCAACACGTAAATAATCTTGAGAATCTTCTGGGAAAAGTTGAATTAGGAAATCAAATTGCTGCCACAGAAGAAACCTTCATATCTGAAGACATAACAAGTGCCAGAAGAGAAAGCTCTATTTGTGGCTGGGTTAATATCATTTATGGATGTAATGAAAGATGTTCATATTGCGTAGTCCCCTCTGTCAGAGGGACAGAGCAATCAAGATATCCAAATGCGATAAAAAGTGAAATCCAAAAATTAGCTGATGATAATTTTAAAGAAATTACCCTTTTGGGTCAGAACATTGATGCTTATGGTAGAGATCTTCCAGGGACCACAAAAGAGGGGAGAAAGGAAAATACTCTAACTGATCTTTTATATTATATTCATGATGTTAAAGGAATTCGCAGAATAAGATTTGCTACTAGTCATCCAAGATATTTTTCAAAAAGGTTGATTCAAGCTTGTTATGAACTTAATAAAGTCTGTGAACATTTCCATATTCCCTTCCAAAGTGGAAATGATGAAATTTTAAAGCAAATGTCCAGAGGATACACAATCAAAAAGTATAAAAATATTATCGAGAATATAAGATCATTAATGCCAGATGCATCAATTACAGCTGACGCAATAGTCGCTTTCCCAGGAGAAACCGAACAACAATTTCAAGATACATTAAAGCTAATATCAGAGATTGGCTTTGATCAAGTGAATACAGCAGCGTA containing:
- a CDS encoding amidohydrolase family protein, whose protein sequence is MSNSGKAEVLIPRSLCLIEDFDDLTIDVEDLCSVSIGWEDGFVSVLKPLKSKNTKPNKILFPRFVETHSHFDKSFTWADFPNLESNYGGALSVNLKEHKTRTTDKVIERVEKSLKLAIQNGYRAIRSHIDTYKSQSIDIWTELFKLQKKFSSELTLQFVALAPLEFWNTSNGEELAKIFSSHGVVLGGVIVPPFNKKDTSKFLAKMLLLASEYKLEIDLHIDESSIEPGAGIKLLLETIENLKINSIPITCSHLSSLISLNDSEILNLGEKMAEKNIKVIALPLTNFWLLNRNNKTIPSKRPVAPIKQLQKSHVDVSLGSDNVQDPWYPFGNFDPFYTLSCSIPMLQLNPWDRMTLSSIFLAPSRLLNLEWDGLIKKGCPADFVILDAQRWADVFSSNLKRKVFIKGDLYC
- a CDS encoding aspartate aminotransferase family protein yields the protein MNTYSRFDISFKKGKGCWLWDKTGKRYLDAVAGIATCSLGHSDRVLRRRLSTQLKKIQHISNLYNIEEQEQLSRTLTNMSCAKSVFFCNSGAEANESAIKLIKKYGNKTNKGKESIILAAESSFHGRTLAALSATGQPKYQKGFEPMIQGFKFFKFNNFDSVKKLFEECENNDQKISGVLVEPIQGEGGVIPGSKIFFKSLREICDKYNSLLILDEVQSGVGRTGKMWGYENLGIEPDGFTLAKGLGGGHAIGALLVKEKANIFSPGDHASTFGGNPFACKAALTVLEEINRRNIINNVYLRGKQLSAGFEELSKKFPNIINGKRGLGLIQGLVINDNYADAKKITTKAFDKGLLVVPAGGNVVRIVPPLVISRREINILLDKLNSIFEEL
- the miaB gene encoding tRNA (N6-isopentenyl adenosine(37)-C2)-methylthiotransferase MiaB, which codes for MLTKTKPDGTKFKKNSTTGSYWITTFGCQMNKADSERMAGTLEKMGYSRADNELNADLVLYNTCTIRDNAEQKVYSFLGRQAKRKHKIPSLKLVVAGCLAQQEGESLLRRVPELDLVMGPQHVNNLENLLGKVELGNQIAATEETFISEDITSARRESSICGWVNIIYGCNERCSYCVVPSVRGTEQSRYPNAIKSEIQKLADDNFKEITLLGQNIDAYGRDLPGTTKEGRKENTLTDLLYYIHDVKGIRRIRFATSHPRYFSKRLIQACYELNKVCEHFHIPFQSGNDEILKQMSRGYTIKKYKNIIENIRSLMPDASITADAIVAFPGETEQQFQDTLKLISEIGFDQVNTAAYSPRPNTPAAVWPNQLSEEVKKARLQEINDLVEKTARSRNQRYINNIESVLIEGLNPKNSLQIMGRTRTNRLTFVEIPKNTNFNFSLGDEIDVRINEARPFSLTGELYL
- a CDS encoding FAD-binding oxidoreductase, producing the protein MTSNTLKFIDKFRAVNNLEIIESQSDIKRLSKDFYNYSPILTEKLDECIADLVVRPKDQKAIKEVAEICWEFSIPITLRGAGTGNYGQAVPLFKGVVMQMCHFNKLEEFDPDTGFVKVQSGCVMGDLNKQLEKYGRELRLLPSTWKTATIGGFIAGGSGGIGSIRWGFLRDPGNLIGLEAVTMNEKPALLKFDAEESEPLNHAYGTNGIITSLLLATDIKRKWYSIVIDCIEFEKTIEILKTLTSAAIDLKLGAILEDEIVDQMPKWFNSNSKSHKILIQSTLGGTKTIELICKKFKVEFTFLGEEEKLVNGISEVVWNHTTLHMRSRDKNWTYLQMLLPLNNELELINFLRKKWGRKVLWHLEAVSQQGSPRLAALPVLRWNGLDELNEIMEDCKKFGAFIFNPHVLTVEGGGLGVVDADQVKAKLKFDPKGLLNPGKLEGWEVREQFNV
- a CDS encoding bifunctional folylpolyglutamate synthase/dihydrofolate synthase produces the protein MKNANLKTFELLSPKYERDNIKLGLSRIKKALQKLGNPCENIPAIQIIGTNGKGSIAAYLESILFEAERNFGVTTSPHLLDVCERIRVNKKNIKKTDFEKIYGLVEKNFSAFELTPFEKIICCALNFFDNKKVELLILEAGLGGRLDATTAHKSRPIIAIGNIGLDHKEFLGDTIEKIAKEKLAVIEKNSVVISFNQNIEVEKLINKKVEEVGAEIIWKDSISNSYELGLKGIFQQQNASVALGAIEALNKLGFNIKEKHISEGLKKAVWKGRLEIINYFNKEILVDCAHNYPAAKALSNERSNWENEDKGIYWILGVQKQKDICAILKTLLKKNDHLLLVPVPNQPSWQLNDLSQIKEIDFQKTIEFKTFELAIEYLFSLEKWPPNHPVLTGSIFLVAEFINFVNKQKY